DNA sequence from the Polyangia bacterium genome:
GCTCGGAGTCCATCGAATAACCCAGCGCGAACTCAACGAGGCCTAACTGAGCGGCGGTACGTGGCGTATGAGCAATCTCCTGTGCCTTCTGAAAAAGCGGCAATGCCCGGACGTCACTGCCCGCGCGACGGAGAGCAACGCCTTCCCTGATCAGCGCCTCGGCATCACCTGCGTCAGCCGCAATGGCGGCTGCGGATCGCGACAGGGCGACCGCCATGACGAGCAAAAACCAAGCGGGCGAGACGAACCCGCCGAATCGTTCGGGACCCATTCGGCGCCAACCTACCACAGGTGAAAACGAAGTCGGTCCACGCCGGACCAGCCGCGACAGCATGGTTCGTCATCGGCCGCCGGACGAAAGAAGTTTCCGGTGTCGATTGGTGCTTCTACGGCGCATCATCGCGATATCCTTTTGTTGGATAGCTTACGGCCTTCAGACCCAGAACTTTCGGCCGCCGCGCAACTTCGCATTCTTAGCAACTCCAGATCTCGAAAGACGATACTTTGCTCGGCCTCGAACGTCGGGTCGGGTTCACGGCGGTGCTATGGTCTGGAGGAGCAATCATGGGAAACGCACGTCATGTCGTGCACGAAGGTGAAACCCTTTGGAGCATCGCCGAGAAGACTCTTGGCGACGGCGCCAGGTGGCCAAGGATCTGGCGCTACAACAATCGGCCCGCAGTCATCAAGGTGACGAGGCGAGCGATTCCAGATCCCGACCTCATCTACCCTGGGCAGGTCCTCCTCATTCCCGTTTCCGAACACCACGTCGTCAGCCATGCAGCCACAACGAGCGCTGCTTCACCCGCTGGAATCTCGCCGCCTCCTGTTATACCGGCGTCATCACACAGTCTCGGCCCCGGCAGTGGGCCCCTTTCCCGTCACCTCTCGCACGTCAAATCACCGATCTCCCTAAAATACCGGGCAGAGGAAATCAAATTCCCGCCAATCGTCCAGCCGGGGGTGATCATGGAGATACGTATGACCGGGGACTTCGTGCTGACCACACAGAAGTCGTATCCCGCGGTCTATGTCACGCAGAAGCGAGAAATCGAAGCTCAGGTCGTTAATCAGGCAAATCGCGCGTTCAATTCTTTGGTGAGCGATACCCGTCTTGTCTATGACAGCGCGAACAATACGCTTGCCTATCGTTCGATGTTCGTGACCCGAGCCTCCGATCCGAGGCTGCCGACAACAGCGATCGGCGTCCAGTTCAGTTCCAATAGTCCGATCCCAAAACTTCGATTCGAATTTCGTTATCCGAAGGTTCAGGGGAAATTCCATGAATTCTACTACTGGGCAGTCGGTATGAACGTTGTGGTGGAACTAACGCCGAAACCGGATCCGCGCGACAACACGAGAGCACAACCAGAATATCGAGAAGCTCCAATACGAGTGCCCGTACCTCCAGTGGCCGCACCCCACCGACACTGGGATAAGATCCTGGGGACCGGTCTGTTGATCACCGCGGGTGCGATCGTGGTTGGCACCTTGGTCGAAGACTTCTTCACCGCAGGCGTGGGGATCACGGACGACGCTCCGTCGTTTGCCGCCGCGGGTGCAGCCGTCGCCCGGGGCGTACTGATGATTCGGGGAGCGCCGGTCGTGCTGCCTGCGGCCGCGACGGCGGCCAGCGTGTCGCTGTCTGTTTCCGTCTCGCAATCTACGGGCTCTCAACAGAGCCACTAGGTCCATGCCGATCGCGAGACGTTCGCTGCTAGTGGGCGGAGCCGCCTTTGTCACGGGAGCCGCGGCCGTCGCTCTTTCCAACACTCGACGGTCGCCAGATTTCGACGGAATCAGACGACGCGCAGATGCGATTGCTGGTAGGAATCGAATCGTCATCGGGTACGGCTCACCACAAACATTCTTTGTGGCTCCTTACACAGAAAAGGACGCGGCAATTCCCCGGGGACAAGCGACCTCAGTCGACCCAGCTAACCTCGATCCAGCGCTGAATGGAATCGATGAATCGTTGTCTATCTACCCGGATGGGTTCTTCAGTCGCGCGTGCCATGCGATCTTCGTTTGCGGGTCCCTCATTCTTGACGACGCTCGTGCTGGTGGAACCTACGGACCGGCCTGGATCATCCTGGTTGCATCCGCAGAATCCGGTGTCGGAGGCATCTTTAAAACAGCACACCTCGGCGTCCATCACGAATTCAGCTCGTTGATTTGGCAAAAATTCCCTGACCTGATCAAGGCGTGGCAGCCGTTGATGCCGGTTGGATGGCAACCTGCCCGCGACAATGCTGAGGCGCTGGCCGCGGCGGAGACAGGCAGTGCTGATCCCGCTGCCGGCTTTTTGACTCCCTACGGGCGAACATCTCTGGAAAATGACTTCAACGTCTACGCCGAGACGGCATTCGCCGAGCCGACGCTCTTGCGGGACCTCGGTCGAACTTACCAAGTGGTCGCAAAGAAGGCCGGTTTGCTCGTAGCAGCGTACACGGCGCTTGACGATCGCATGCATGATGTATTCGCCAAGCTCGAACTCGCCCAATTTGGTTCCGCGTTCCCGCAAACGTTGTCGGAGGGCTATGCTGTTCCCGCGCCGACAACGATGCCCCAGCCATCGATCGTGGATCATTCTGAAACGAGAACGTTGAAACGGAAGAAGCCCTAAGA
Encoded proteins:
- a CDS encoding LysM peptidoglycan-binding domain-containing protein, coding for MGNARHVVHEGETLWSIAEKTLGDGARWPRIWRYNNRPAVIKVTRRAIPDPDLIYPGQVLLIPVSEHHVVSHAATTSAASPAGISPPPVIPASSHSLGPGSGPLSRHLSHVKSPISLKYRAEEIKFPPIVQPGVIMEIRMTGDFVLTTQKSYPAVYVTQKREIEAQVVNQANRAFNSLVSDTRLVYDSANNTLAYRSMFVTRASDPRLPTTAIGVQFSSNSPIPKLRFEFRYPKVQGKFHEFYYWAVGMNVVVELTPKPDPRDNTRAQPEYREAPIRVPVPPVAAPHRHWDKILGTGLLITAGAIVVGTLVEDFFTAGVGITDDAPSFAAAGAAVARGVLMIRGAPVVLPAAATAASVSLSVSVSQSTGSQQSH